One window of Staphylococcus chromogenes genomic DNA carries:
- a CDS encoding PTS system mannose/fructose/N-acetylgalactosamine-transporter subunit IIB: MAIIANRIDGRLIHGQVANLWATKLNISRFMVIDDEVAQSDIDKQALKLATPAGIKLSVLPIEKAAQNIKNGKYDSQRVMIIAKRPDRFVELVRHGVKIEELNVGNMSQTNETRSITNSINVMDEDIENFQKLKDEGVKIISQMVPNDKAVDFMTLIKE, translated from the coding sequence ATGGCAATTATTGCAAATAGAATTGACGGAAGACTGATTCATGGACAAGTCGCAAACTTATGGGCAACCAAATTAAATATTAGTCGTTTTATGGTCATTGATGATGAAGTCGCACAAAGTGATATTGATAAACAAGCACTTAAATTAGCGACACCCGCTGGGATTAAATTAAGTGTATTACCTATTGAAAAAGCGGCTCAAAATATTAAAAATGGTAAATACGATTCACAACGTGTGATGATTATTGCGAAACGCCCAGATCGATTTGTCGAACTTGTACGTCACGGTGTGAAAATAGAGGAACTCAACGTCGGCAACATGTCCCAAACGAATGAAACACGCTCAATCACAAATTCAATCAACGTAATGGACGAAGATATTGAAAACTTTCAAAAATTAAAAGATGAAGGTGTAAAAATTATTTCTCAAATGGTACCAAACGACAAAGCTGTAGATTTTATGACATTAATTAAAGAGTAA
- a CDS encoding PTS mannose/fructose/sorbose/N-acetylgalactosamine transporter subunit IIC produces the protein MEIMWWQILLLTIYAGYQILDDLQFNIFGHPVFAGIVSGLIMGDITTGLIIGGGMQLTILGVGTFGGASRIDANSGTVLAVAFSVALGMNPQQALATLAVPVASLMIQTDILARFTNTFFAHRIDAKIEQMDYKGIERNFLYGAIPWALSRAIPVCLALVFGGGVVKSIVNYLNGDLKWLGDGLTVAGALLPAVGFAILLRYLPLKKHYPYFIFGFIITAIMVTLFDGMSGLGTAVAGLDKKFDMTFSSLPMLAIAAIGFAFAALEYKRSSTPRAVSATSNSQNNQNSENVEGEGEIDDDEL, from the coding sequence ATGGAAATTATGTGGTGGCAGATACTATTATTAACAATTTATGCAGGTTATCAAATTCTTGATGATTTACAATTCAACATTTTTGGACATCCTGTGTTTGCAGGGATTGTCTCAGGTTTAATCATGGGGGACATTACGACTGGACTTATCATTGGTGGTGGGATGCAGTTAACTATATTAGGGGTTGGTACCTTTGGCGGTGCGTCTCGTATTGATGCAAACTCTGGAACAGTGTTAGCTGTAGCGTTTTCTGTAGCGTTAGGGATGAATCCACAACAAGCACTCGCAACATTAGCGGTGCCTGTGGCCAGTTTAATGATTCAAACAGATATTCTTGCGCGATTCACAAATACATTTTTTGCGCATCGTATTGATGCAAAAATTGAGCAAATGGATTACAAAGGGATTGAACGTAACTTCTTATATGGTGCAATTCCATGGGCTTTATCTCGTGCGATCCCTGTATGTTTAGCGCTTGTATTCGGTGGCGGCGTGGTGAAAAGCATTGTGAATTATTTAAATGGAGATTTAAAATGGCTTGGAGATGGCTTAACAGTCGCTGGCGCACTATTACCGGCAGTAGGTTTTGCAATTTTACTTCGTTACTTACCATTAAAAAAACATTATCCATATTTTATTTTTGGATTTATTATTACAGCAATTATGGTGACGCTATTTGATGGCATGTCAGGACTCGGTACTGCGGTGGCAGGATTAGATAAAAAGTTTGATATGACGTTCTCATCATTACCTATGCTTGCAATTGCTGCAATTGGCTTTGCTTTTGCGGCTTTAGAATATAAACGCTCATCTACACCAAGAGCGGTATCAGCAACTTCTAATAGCCAGAATAATCAAAATAGTGAAAATGTTGAGGGTGAAGGAGAGATTGATGATGACGAACTATGA
- a CDS encoding PTS system mannose/fructose/sorbose family transporter subunit IID produces the protein MTNYDQNNINISDTADTKNMKNTDKLTGTPPKTPYQLTDKDFRQINIRSLFFYQLGWNYERMQGSGYLYTILPQLRKIYGDDTPELKEMMQTHTQFFNTSNFFNTIITGIDIAMEEKEQFAAKESIKGIKVGLMGPFAAVGDAIFASLIPTIFGAIAANMAQDGNPFGALLWFVATLAIIVFRWKQLKFAYKEGISLVTTMQHRLEALTNAATLLGVFMVGALVATMIRVKFAWAPKIGDLTINIQNNADMILPRLLPLIIVFAIYWLLGRKNMNSTKAIFIVIIVSIILSALGVITNI, from the coding sequence ATGACGAACTATGATCAAAATAATATCAATATATCTGATACTGCTGACACTAAGAACATGAAAAATACAGATAAGCTAACGGGGACACCTCCAAAAACACCTTATCAACTCACTGACAAAGACTTTAGACAAATCAATATTAGAAGTTTATTCTTCTATCAGTTGGGTTGGAACTATGAACGTATGCAAGGTTCGGGTTATTTGTACACAATTTTACCGCAACTACGTAAAATTTATGGCGATGATACTCCTGAACTTAAAGAAATGATGCAAACACATACGCAATTTTTCAACACAAGTAACTTCTTCAATACGATTATTACAGGTATTGATATTGCAATGGAAGAAAAAGAGCAATTTGCGGCAAAAGAATCAATCAAAGGGATCAAAGTAGGTCTGATGGGACCGTTTGCGGCAGTCGGTGATGCCATTTTCGCCTCTTTAATTCCTACAATTTTTGGGGCAATCGCTGCAAATATGGCTCAAGATGGCAATCCGTTTGGTGCATTATTATGGTTTGTGGCTACTTTGGCGATTATCGTTTTCAGATGGAAACAATTGAAGTTTGCCTATAAGGAAGGGATTTCGTTAGTGACAACCATGCAACATCGACTTGAAGCCTTAACCAATGCAGCCACTTTATTAGGTGTATTTATGGTAGGCGCATTAGTAGCCACAATGATACGTGTTAAATTTGCATGGGCACCTAAAATTGGTGATTTAACGATTAATATTCAAAATAATGCAGATATGATATTACCACGTTTATTACCCCTGATTATTGTTTTTGCAATTTATTGGTTGCTAGGTCGAAAAAATATGAACTCTACTAAAGCCATATTTATCGTGATTATTGTTTCTATTATTTTATCTGCATTAGGCGTTATTACAAATATTTAA
- a CDS encoding PTS sugar transporter subunit IIA, translated as MEKLILVSHGSFCEGIKDSVEMILGPQENIYTVALTPEQGQEDFESHFKALVHEGDDIVVFADLQGGTPANTVSKMIMQGEHYQLYTGMNLPMIISYINAQMIGQEEDYAQKAKDGIIHINDLLTSDDEDE; from the coding sequence ATGGAAAAATTGATTTTAGTCAGTCACGGCTCATTTTGTGAAGGCATCAAAGACAGCGTTGAAATGATACTCGGTCCTCAAGAAAATATATATACGGTAGCCTTAACACCTGAACAAGGACAAGAAGATTTTGAAAGCCATTTTAAAGCCCTTGTTCATGAGGGAGATGACATCGTCGTCTTTGCAGATTTACAAGGAGGCACACCAGCGAATACAGTCTCAAAGATGATTATGCAAGGAGAACATTATCAACTTTACACGGGTATGAACTTACCTATGATTATTAGCTATATTAATGCGCAAATGATTGGCCAAGAAGAAGACTATGCACAAAAAGCAAAAGATGGGATAATTCATATTAATGATTTATTAACTTCTGACGATGAGGATGAATAA